One window from the genome of Haladaptatus paucihalophilus DX253 encodes:
- a CDS encoding DUF6498-containing protein, with translation MTFARRTGKSSAVAGFVPTLLANLVPLGGFVAFGWQIRELLVIYWLEIVVMLLLYGGAALFASRRIVLEGRTLFLPGVSRKRELDEAKWGTDPGEFVSRSGCRRYTAETRRSSSGR, from the coding sequence ATGACGTTCGCCCGACGAACGGGAAAATCGTCAGCAGTCGCTGGATTCGTCCCGACGTTACTGGCCAATCTGGTTCCGCTCGGCGGGTTCGTCGCGTTCGGCTGGCAAATCCGGGAACTGCTGGTAATCTACTGGCTCGAAATCGTGGTCATGCTCCTCCTGTACGGTGGTGCAGCGCTCTTCGCTTCGCGAAGAATCGTACTGGAAGGACGAACGCTCTTTCTACCGGGCGTCAGCAGGAAACGGGAGTTGGACGAAGCGAAGTGGGGAACCGACCCGGGGGAGTTCGTCTCACGGAGTGGTTGCCGCCGATATACCGCCGAAACACGCAGGTCGTCGTCCGGTCGGTGA
- a CDS encoding metallophosphoesterase: MTDAYYFVSDLHVGGDEQLQECEFEDEFVEFLRTLETTDEDAELIILGDAFGLWEFTQSAGMTKFDLLVEHHPKLFEQFRKTGENVRITLIPGNHDAELAGYPEYEERLAEYNVTLDPTLSLTRRVAGKKIWIEHGMQEDAHNRMPEFGNPRANPLGYFVNRHITGKAGQLSGRGKYNWLKDIQSLTPLEEIPDWMASNYFYREMNPFLRYGALPFLLLFQVSLIYLLVLVFEASGVVGSHAVSNFTTSVLRQLGVVGDVVEFVIYVNLVVVGLLLVISIPLYFFARDVRKTLERFGLVRKEKPEEPSDAPYVAAAEDVFEEYPDVVAYIYGHTHRVSLTNVGERVIINTGTWLKRLHRTSTLIGILPPVYYPSFRLNYFRIGEEEGNVVVEYHTIEKEAPKELTLLQRLLTRRPKVENDVPKRTVIEASEKEVVESASKE, from the coding sequence ATGACAGACGCATATTACTTCGTCAGCGACCTTCACGTCGGGGGCGACGAGCAGTTACAGGAGTGTGAGTTCGAAGACGAGTTCGTCGAGTTCCTACGGACGCTCGAAACGACGGACGAGGACGCCGAGCTGATAATCCTCGGCGACGCGTTCGGCCTCTGGGAGTTCACCCAGTCGGCGGGCATGACGAAGTTCGACCTGCTCGTCGAACACCATCCGAAACTGTTCGAGCAGTTCCGGAAGACGGGCGAAAACGTTCGCATCACGCTCATCCCCGGCAATCACGACGCGGAACTGGCAGGATATCCCGAGTACGAGGAGCGACTGGCCGAGTACAACGTCACCCTCGACCCGACGCTCTCGCTGACCAGACGCGTCGCCGGGAAGAAGATTTGGATCGAACACGGCATGCAGGAGGACGCGCACAACCGAATGCCGGAGTTCGGCAACCCGCGCGCCAATCCGCTCGGCTACTTCGTCAACCGCCACATCACCGGAAAGGCCGGACAGCTCTCGGGGCGGGGGAAGTACAACTGGCTCAAGGACATCCAGTCGCTCACGCCGTTGGAGGAGATACCGGACTGGATGGCGTCGAACTACTTCTACCGCGAGATGAACCCGTTCCTCCGCTACGGCGCGCTGCCGTTCCTGTTGCTCTTTCAGGTCAGCCTCATCTACCTGCTCGTCCTCGTCTTCGAAGCGTCCGGGGTCGTCGGGTCACACGCCGTTTCGAACTTCACCACATCCGTCCTCCGGCAGTTGGGGGTCGTCGGCGACGTCGTGGAGTTCGTCATCTACGTGAACCTCGTCGTCGTCGGGCTCCTGCTCGTGATATCGATACCGCTGTACTTCTTCGCCCGCGACGTGCGAAAGACGCTCGAACGGTTCGGCCTCGTCAGGAAAGAGAAACCCGAGGAACCGTCGGACGCTCCCTACGTCGCCGCCGCCGAGGACGTGTTCGAGGAGTATCCCGACGTCGTGGCGTACATCTACGGCCACACCCACCGCGTCTCGCTCACGAACGTCGGCGAGCGGGTCATCATCAACACCGGGACGTGGCTCAAGCGACTGCACCGGACCTCGACGCTCATCGGCATCCTCCCGCCGGTGTACTACCCGTCGTTCCGACTGAACTACTTCCGAATCGGCGAGGAAGAGGGGAACGTCGTCGTCGAGTACCACACCATCGAGAAGGAAGCGCCGAAAGAGCTGACGCTCCTCCAGCGGTTGCTGACGCGTCGGCCGAAGGTGGAGAACGACGTTCCGAAACGGACGGTCATCGAAGCGTCGGAGAAGGAAGTGGTCGAATCAGCGTCGAAGGAGTAG
- a CDS encoding 30S ribosomal protein S6e, with translation MANFQVVVADPDSGAAYQREVDGQDANRFLGKSIGEDVDGSAVGLDGYSVEITGGSDNAGRPMRDDVAGPNLKDVLLEGGTGYNPERDGERRRISVRGKEVSEEVAQLNVRISEYGDESVESLYGEGDEEDDE, from the coding sequence ATGGCAAACTTTCAGGTCGTCGTTGCTGACCCCGACTCCGGGGCGGCCTATCAGCGCGAAGTAGACGGACAGGACGCGAACCGATTCCTCGGCAAGTCCATCGGCGAGGACGTCGACGGCAGTGCCGTCGGTCTCGACGGGTATTCCGTCGAAATCACCGGTGGATCGGACAACGCCGGTCGCCCGATGCGCGACGACGTCGCCGGTCCGAACCTCAAGGACGTGCTCCTCGAAGGCGGTACGGGCTACAACCCCGAGCGAGACGGCGAGCGACGACGCATCTCGGTCCGCGGCAAGGAAGTCAGCGAGGAAGTCGCACAGCTCAACGTCCGTATCTCCGAGTACGGCGACGAATCCGTCGAGTCCCTCTACGGTGAGGGCGACGAGGAAGACGACGAGTAA
- a CDS encoding DUF7112 family protein: MTQRVSSDTTETVRATLAQAGATNRANIEIPADDEDSFPADELVRVVMDDTEYRARIERPLTGDGRLIRGVYDTPRLARNPGEGENRLSEWFADSNRSFGQSVLIDVVEEGFKYGIREPGSRAVYEATEAPTESLADIARQVDDE, encoded by the coding sequence ATGACGCAACGGGTTTCTAGTGATACGACTGAAACCGTCAGGGCGACACTGGCGCAGGCGGGTGCGACGAACCGTGCGAACATTGAGATTCCTGCGGACGACGAGGATTCCTTTCCGGCGGACGAACTCGTCCGCGTCGTCATGGACGACACGGAGTATCGCGCCCGAATCGAACGGCCGCTGACCGGCGACGGCCGCCTCATCCGGGGGGTGTACGACACGCCGCGACTCGCGCGGAATCCGGGCGAGGGTGAGAACCGCCTCTCCGAGTGGTTCGCCGACAGCAACCGCTCGTTCGGCCAGTCGGTTCTCATCGACGTCGTTGAAGAGGGGTTCAAATACGGCATCCGCGAACCCGGTTCGCGGGCCGTCTACGAGGCGACGGAAGCGCCGACCGAGAGTCTCGCCGACATCGCACGGCAGGTTGACGACGAATGA
- a CDS encoding DUF5807 family protein, which translates to MSARDEFLAGERPDDVALFLADSFVSGDKLADYGESVPGGVLLVVPGETGRNVFKKATGMDAMSFAKEAMGTEGTVAADLAGADCPEGDHDVEFVFAFAEEQNEEVGGLYAEGDVIHAYAYCSCGTSFSHKWVAGER; encoded by the coding sequence ATGAGTGCCCGCGACGAGTTCCTCGCCGGTGAGCGTCCCGACGACGTTGCGCTCTTTCTCGCCGATTCGTTCGTGTCGGGGGACAAACTCGCCGACTACGGCGAATCGGTTCCGGGCGGTGTGCTGTTGGTCGTTCCGGGCGAGACCGGACGAAACGTGTTCAAGAAGGCGACCGGGATGGACGCGATGAGCTTTGCGAAGGAGGCGATGGGGACCGAGGGAACCGTCGCGGCGGACCTCGCGGGCGCTGACTGTCCGGAGGGGGACCACGACGTGGAGTTCGTCTTCGCGTTCGCCGAGGAGCAAAACGAGGAGGTCGGCGGCCTGTACGCCGAGGGCGACGTCATTCACGCGTACGCCTACTGTTCCTGTGGCACCTCGTTTTCCCACAAGTGGGTCGCTGGCGAGCGGTAG
- a CDS encoding ATP-binding response regulator: protein MANVDPVSIGHDFPAAFRVLHVDTDEDFLRLARETLEREDDIEDVIGVTNADDAVEWLFERDVDIDCLVTEYELRDGSGLELLETVRERRPYFPFIVFTGTGSEDVASHAISAGATNYLQKGTSGARFVTLASQITQAVSHRHVEKQVHRGFRAIDTTREGIALLTDDFRFNYVNDAYANLFEYDAETLIGRNWATTLTDDAVATLSSEVVSTVDAAGEWSGEITGERKDGRTLALTLTISAAPDDEYVCAVRDVTERKEREKALVRENERLDEFASQVSHDLRGPLSIVYGYLDLARKTGESEHFDEIERAANRIEAIISDLLEIAREGQKTLKLETVVLDEFAADVWDGIESESATVDTGPADGRLLADRDRLTELFANLFRNAVEHGGDDVTVSVGSTCDGFYVADDGHGIPDEHRKQVLQSGYSTEEVGTGLGLSIVQQIADSHGWSLSIDESDAGGARFSFTGVERPDAS, encoded by the coding sequence ATGGCGAATGTAGACCCGGTTTCTATCGGTCACGATTTTCCCGCTGCATTCCGTGTGCTCCACGTCGATACCGACGAGGACTTCCTTCGACTCGCCCGGGAGACGTTGGAACGCGAGGACGATATCGAGGACGTCATCGGCGTGACGAACGCCGACGACGCCGTCGAGTGGCTCTTCGAGCGTGACGTCGATATCGACTGTCTCGTCACTGAGTACGAACTCCGAGACGGTTCGGGGTTGGAACTGCTCGAAACCGTGCGCGAGCGCCGTCCGTACTTCCCGTTCATCGTTTTCACCGGGACGGGGAGCGAGGATGTCGCAAGCCACGCCATCTCGGCTGGCGCGACGAACTATCTCCAGAAGGGAACGTCCGGTGCGCGCTTCGTTACTCTGGCGTCTCAAATCACGCAAGCGGTGTCACACCGCCACGTGGAAAAACAGGTTCATCGAGGCTTTCGAGCCATCGACACGACCCGTGAGGGAATCGCGTTGCTCACGGACGACTTCCGGTTCAACTACGTCAACGACGCCTACGCCAACCTGTTCGAGTACGACGCGGAGACGCTCATCGGTCGAAACTGGGCGACGACGCTCACGGACGACGCCGTGGCCACCCTCTCGTCGGAGGTCGTCTCGACGGTCGATGCCGCCGGGGAGTGGAGCGGCGAAATCACGGGCGAACGAAAGGACGGACGAACGCTCGCGCTGACGCTCACGATTTCCGCCGCCCCGGACGACGAGTACGTGTGTGCGGTTCGGGACGTTACCGAACGGAAGGAGCGCGAAAAGGCGCTCGTAAGGGAGAACGAGCGTCTCGACGAGTTCGCGAGTCAGGTCTCACACGACCTTCGCGGCCCGCTCAGCATCGTCTACGGGTATCTCGACCTCGCCCGAAAAACGGGCGAGTCGGAGCACTTCGACGAAATCGAGCGAGCCGCGAACCGAATCGAGGCCATCATCTCCGACCTCCTCGAAATCGCCCGCGAGGGGCAAAAGACGCTGAAGCTCGAAACGGTCGTCCTCGACGAGTTCGCCGCCGACGTGTGGGACGGCATCGAAAGCGAGTCCGCGACCGTCGATACCGGCCCCGCCGACGGACGACTCCTCGCCGACCGCGACCGCCTGACGGAACTGTTCGCGAACCTGTTTCGGAACGCGGTCGAACACGGCGGCGACGACGTTACCGTCAGCGTCGGCTCGACGTGCGACGGGTTTTACGTCGCGGACGACGGTCACGGAATCCCGGACGAACACCGAAAACAGGTGCTACAGTCCGGCTACTCGACCGAAGAGGTGGGGACCGGTCTCGGGTTGAGCATCGTGCAGCAGATAGCCGATTCGCACGGCTGGTCCCTTTCCATCGACGAGAGCGACGCCGGTGGCGCTCGGTTTTCGTTCACCGGCGTCGAACGTCCCGACGCGTCGTGA
- a CDS encoding carbohydrate kinase family protein — MAFDAVTVGSALVDHVYSLSNLPEPDGGAFVRDESRSAGGVAANVATALTRLGRETGVVARVGDDEDGAFVETDLEDRGIDATRVRRGDEDSSYCLILRDPDGERMIIAGGDAVPALRLTAADIEYLRRARVVFTSAYAPDEAVSRLVSARRNDDLPPLAFDLAGPLSELDGRGVTRETLDEALSVFDLLVTSEVPVRSYLGVAPREAVEEFRARGVERGAVTRGRDGALLFDDSGVTEIPAFDVPVADTTGAGDAHTAGLIHRWLLGERSAEEAGEFAAAVAALNCGAEGARGGFPTEEDVLDFL; from the coding sequence ATGGCATTCGACGCGGTGACGGTCGGGAGCGCGCTGGTGGACCACGTGTACTCGCTGTCGAACCTCCCGGAACCCGACGGCGGGGCGTTCGTCCGCGACGAATCACGGTCCGCCGGTGGGGTCGCGGCCAACGTCGCCACCGCCCTCACGCGACTCGGACGGGAAACCGGCGTCGTCGCGCGCGTCGGCGACGACGAGGATGGTGCGTTCGTCGAAACCGACCTCGAAGACCGCGGCATCGACGCCACCCGCGTCCGCCGCGGCGACGAGGACTCTTCGTACTGTCTCATCCTCCGCGACCCCGACGGCGAGCGCATGATAATCGCTGGCGGTGATGCGGTCCCGGCGCTTCGACTGACCGCCGCCGACATCGAGTATCTTCGCAGAGCGCGGGTCGTCTTCACCAGCGCCTACGCGCCCGACGAGGCCGTTTCCCGCCTCGTCTCCGCACGCCGAAACGACGACCTGCCACCGCTCGCCTTCGACCTCGCCGGGCCGCTCTCGGAACTCGACGGCCGAGGCGTCACCCGCGAGACGTTGGACGAGGCGCTTTCCGTCTTCGACCTGCTGGTTACGAGCGAGGTGCCGGTCCGCTCGTACCTCGGCGTCGCTCCGCGCGAAGCGGTCGAGGAGTTCCGCGCCCGCGGCGTCGAGCGCGGCGCAGTCACCCGAGGACGGGACGGCGCACTCCTGTTCGACGATTCCGGCGTCACCGAGATTCCGGCCTTCGACGTGCCCGTCGCCGACACGACCGGCGCGGGCGACGCCCACACCGCCGGACTGATTCACCGGTGGCTCCTCGGCGAGCGGAGCGCGGAGGAGGCGGGTGAGTTCGCGGCCGCCGTGGCGGCGCTCAACTGCGGTGCGGAGGGTGCGAGGGGCGGATTCCCGACCGAAGAGGACGTTTTGGACTTTCTCTAA